The DNA segment GGAAGTCAGTTTATAGCTAAAAGTGTGCGCGAGTATTTAGGTTTGATAGGTGTCCAGCAGGAATTCACCCACGTTGCAACACCAGAAGAAAACGCTCATATAGAAGCTTATCATGGTATTCTAAAGAAAGAAGTATTCGCCAGGTTCGACTATCGCACGTTTGGAGAAATCGAGCAAATATTAAAACGATTTGTACCATTTTACAACAATCAAAGGCTTCACGGACTTTTAGGAAGAATAACTCCTATGGAGAAATGGAGCGCTGATAAACATCTAATTTTAATGAAAAAATTAACCGCATAATTAATAATCGAAATTTAGAATAATACTCTTGTTTTATAGGGGTCAAAACAGCTCTGCTTTTTGGGTGAAAGCGGAAATGAATAAACTCAATCATTAAAGCCATTCTGCCAAAATATCGAGGGAAGTGATTTAGCTAAGCACATCCTCTGCTGCCAACGTGTCTAGATGTATTTTACCGCAAAAGCTGTAGGGGTAGAGACACACTGTACAGCCGAGTGTCGGCGCAAGGAACTCTCCCGTGAAAGCTGCCATTAAAAAAATCATTATATTTATCACTGTTCAGAATTCTCAAAACAACAATTATTTATGAGCAAGAAAAAACACATCGTATTCTTTACCGGCGCCGGAATTAGTCAAGAAAGTGGGCTAAGTACTTTTCGAGGGCAATCGGGATTGTGGGACAATCATAAGATAGAGGAGATAGCCTCGCCAGAAGGTTTCGCCAAAAATCCGCAGCTAGTTTTAGATTTTTACAATTCTAGAAATGCCGAATTGCAGAAAGTTATGCCAAACGAGGCGCACTTGCTTATTGCCAAATTGGAAGAAAAATATGATGTGACGGTAATCACCCAAAATATTGATGATTTGCACGAGCGAGCGGGCTCTACAAAGGTGGTGCATCTACATGGCGAACTGATGAAATGCCGCAGTTGCAAGGATGAAAATAAATTTTATCCCTACGATAAAGCGATTAAAATTGGTGATTTGGCCGAAGATGGTAGTCAAATCAGGCCGTTTGTTGTCTGGTTTGGTGAGCAGGTGCCTAAGATGGATGAGGCGTTTGCAATCACAGAATCTGCCGATTTATTCGTGATTGTAGGCTCTTCGATGGTCGTGTATCCCGCGGCTTCACTACTACTTTCGGTACCGTTTGAAAGTGAGACCGTTTATATCGACCCGAATCCGTCTGTAGATCACGGAATTAATCTATTGGTTATAAAAGAAAAGGCTTCTGTAGGGATGCAAATTCTGATTGAAGAGTATTTACCATAGAAAAATAGCGCTGTACCTTAAATCCAGAAATCTCGAACAATATAAAATATTCTTGAAAGATTTTTAGATGCTGCATTTCTGCAAGTGCAATAGAATTCGTACAGCATGTTTTATCTTTAAGATCAATATGCAAGTAAAATAGCGAATGTTTTTATTAAGAAATTGATGCTGCACATTATGTTGAATTTTTAATAATTGATATTTGGAGATTAATTATAAGGATTATATACTCTATATTTTATATATTTCGAGAAACAATATTAGTAAGAAAAGATTATATTGCTAACTCTTTCTACTATCTTAACAAAGCATCGCTTCTAAAAAACATAGAACTAAATACTTTTATAACAATTCAATTTATATGAAATCACAAATCGTTAGTAGCCTTGCAACTTTATTTTTTCTGATTGTAAGTGTGGGATGTTCAAAGGACGATGAACATCAAGTATGCAGAGAGCCTAACATTACGATGATTGTTGATGGTGAATTGCAGACTTTTCAAGCTCTAGGTTATGGTATCGATTTAGAAGGAAACGGACATCGATTAGAGTTGTACTTCCACCGATATCAGGCAGAACCTTACCTTGAGCAGGGAGGATTTATAACGCTACGATTTAAAAAGACGGGTGAGAATATTATTGAAAAAATTTCTTGGCATCAGTACAAAGATGGCCTCACTTTTAATTCTGAACTAAATCAAGCTGAAATTCAAAGTAATGTCGAAATGAATACCGAATGGTGTTTTTACGGATCATTTTCGGGAAAATTTGATGATGGAAACCAGCAGATTGTAGTTTCTGATGCCAAAGTTAGTTACATTTACAATGAACCTATGAATTAGTCTAGTAATCGGAAGTCAATTATAAAAACAAATAAAAGCTGTCCCATAATATGTGATTGAATGATTTTGCCCGCGAGATCCAACAGAAATAATAATCTAAGAGAGGCGAAATTATTTTAAATAAAATATAAATTTTTTAATAAGACACTATATTTTTTTATATTAAAAAAAGAAAAAGTAAAAATATTATTTTCTTTATTCTTTGTGAAAATAATTGCAATTTTTTACTGAATAAAACAGGTTATAATGTAAAAAAAAATATTTAATAATATAGATATTTTTTTTACATAGCCTTTTGAAAATTAAAAATATTTAGCTTAATTGTACGCAATGAAAGTACCATTACTAATTGTTATTGTTGCCCCATCGCTGCTCGTTCCTGTAAAACTAAAAGTTCCTTTAATATAATCAGTATCGATGTCACTTATCGTAATGCTGCCTGTTGTAGCTACAAACACATCATCTTCTAGCCAAAAACTTGCACTGTATAATGTATCGATATTAGTAGTCGTAGCAGACACATTTTGCAGTTGGTGTGTTCCTACACTTGGCGAAACCGGCATCCATAATGATACACGAGTAATAGAATCATTGGCAAATATATATCCATTAATCAATTTTTGGAGAGATGTAAAAGTTTCAGGTTCAAAAATAAATTGTTGATTATTTGCGAAAAATTTCAGATATATTTCCGGCGTTTCATCAACAGGAACAGGATCGTCCGATGAGCAACTTGATAGTGTAAAAAAACAAAGTGCAAGGATTATTGCGGATATTTTTTTCATAATTAAAATATAAATAAGTGCTAAATGTAGGCTTTTTATCCGTCGAAATGACAAGATTTATTCTCTTTCCACGAATCCAAAAATAACTGGAGAATTCTAAATATTTTTGTCCATATTATAACTTATTTACATTTTTCACGTTTTTTTTTGGGCGGCTTGTTGCTGTTTCATTCTTCACAGCAACAACCGGGTCTTCCGCTGTATCTTTGCTGCTAGCAATTTTAGTTGTCACAGAATAGATCGTAATTAGTAGTATTGCACAAATAATGTTTAAGCAGCAAAGGATGCCGCTGCAACCCCTGCCGCAGAAGTCCGTATATAAGTTAATCAATTTTAAAATTGATATTATCAACTTACTTCCACTAAATTCACTTGGTAGCAAGATTGTAAAGATATGTTACATATAGCTTGAAATCGCAAAACAATTTCTAGATTTTTCCAATGTATATTGTAGGAAAATTTTTTATATCAAAACTGAAATTATCGATCAATTATAAAAAATTTTTGAGCGAGTTTTGTGAGAGTGTGTCGACAAAAAAATCGAAATAGTTCTTTTGTTAGATAGTAGACAAATTTAATATTCACTTACCTGGCTTTTAAAATTTAAAAGAATCAATTTGCACTATTTAGAGCAATAGCCGAATTATATAATTATTAATCTTCTTCTTATAAAAAAGAAGGTGCTAAATTGAATTATGTTTGTAACAAGATAAGATGATTAGGATATTACTTACAATATTATTTAAAATTACTGTCAGGATGCAAACTTTAAACCTTAACTAGAGCGAAAATTTAACTGATCTATATTAATATCTCAAGTGTTAAATAATATGTATGCTGATCTATGATATATGTCATAGAAATTAAATCATCTTACCAATACCTTTGCTTTAAATTAAAAACATAATTTTAAATATATTACAATATTTTTTATTAATGATTTGGAATTTTAAATTTTAATTATAAAAATTGAAACTATGAAGAGAATAATTACTACTTGTGCTTTGGCTTTTTTATCAGCTTATGGGCACGCTCAGATGAAAGATATTACCGTAACCTTACAACCTACCGCGAGCTATAATTGGTTTGATAAAAACACAGCTATTGACGATGGATTAATGTACGGTGCTAGAGTAGGTTTTGGATTTGGCGAATCGATTGAACTTCGAGGCGTTTATGAAAGATCTGCCGATTTAAAAAATACTGTCAATAATCTAGACATTTTTGACCAAGATTTTGTTAATAATTTTAACGCAAGATCGGTTGATATCGAGCGATTTGGGGGGGAATTCAAAGTTAATATTCCCACTCGCAGTACTTTTGTTCCATACCTTACTTTAGGGGCAGGGGTTCAAAATTTAAAAGTTGACGTTGCAGCAACCGATGCTTCGCAAAAAAGCGAATTAGAATCAGAGCAAATTTATTTAAATCTTGGGTTGGGAACTCAAATTAGATTAGGCGAAAGATTGTTTCTTAACCTAGAGGCAAAAAACACTGTATTTAATATGGATCCTGCATCTATTCTATATCAAGAAGGACAAGATCAGAGTGGGATTGAAGGGTATTTAAATGACAACGACAATACTAGAATGTACAACTGGTCAGTATTGGCTGGTTTACAATTATATTTAGGAGGTCGTAGTCCAGAAGAAATGAGTGCCTTAGATAGAGCATATCGAAATAAATTTTCAGGTGGTTTAGGTAATTTCCGATTAATTTTTGAACCTGCTGGAGCATTTATCAATTTTGATAACGATAGTAATCTTGCAGATACGTATCTATTAGGAGGAAAAGTTGGTTTTGATTTAAATCAGTATGTTGGAATTAGAGGTTACTACTATCAAGCAACTAAGGACGAGCAAGTGTCATTTGACTTTGATGATCTTGCAATGTACGGTGGAGACTTTGTAGCCAAGCTCAACGTTTCGCGCGGACTTGTCCCTTATCTAACTGTTGGTGGTGGATACTTGAACGTGAATAAAAATAAGTATGTTGGAAAAGACGGATTAACTGGTGCGTCATCTGGATATTTTGCTAAAGGTGGTCTAGGATTAAATGTGCCACTTGGAACAAATCTAGAAGTTTTTGGAGATGCAAGTATGTTATTTACATCTGAAAGAGAAGATAGTGATTTACAAAATATCATTTCGCCAGATGAGTTAAGAAGCCATACTATGTACAGTGTTGGTCTACGTCTTCAATTAGGCAAAAAATCTGATAATACAGATGCAATTGTACAAAGAGAAATTGATCGAAAAGTCGCTGATAGAACTAAAATATATCAAAAACGTATTGATGAATTAGAGTCAGAATTATCAGATGCTTACAAAAACAATGATACTGAAAAAGCGATTCAGATTATCGAAGAGAAGAAACAATTAGAGCGTCAGATGGACAATGACAAACGCGAGATTGAAGTACAATCGAAAGTAGATTCTCCTTTATCTGTAGACAGGTTAAAAGATGCGGAACTTGAATCTAGAATTCAAATGACTCCAAAAGAACTGGAGGATATGATCGAGAAAGTGATTCAAGGTGTAGATCAAGAATCTCGTGGACCAAGATCTACCGAAGATCGTATGGATCGTTTAGAAAGATTGTTATTGGAAGTGAACACTGGTACGTACAGAGAAAATCTATCTCCGGACCGTCAGCTAGACGCATCACAAAGAATTCTTGATAAGTTAAATGAGTTGGATAGAAAGATTGAAAGAAATACCGACAGAATGGATAACTTTGGAAATAATATTCAAAATCCAAACCAAGACAAAACTGTCATCATCAACCCATCACAAAGTCAACAACAACTTCCTATGGTGCAAGGAACTGAGACTAAAGTAATAACAGACCAAGACGGTAATACTATTGTGAAGTCGGAAACCGAAGATAAAG comes from the Flavobacterium ardleyense genome and includes:
- a CDS encoding NAD-dependent deacylase, with the translated sequence MSKKKHIVFFTGAGISQESGLSTFRGQSGLWDNHKIEEIASPEGFAKNPQLVLDFYNSRNAELQKVMPNEAHLLIAKLEEKYDVTVITQNIDDLHERAGSTKVVHLHGELMKCRSCKDENKFYPYDKAIKIGDLAEDGSQIRPFVVWFGEQVPKMDEAFAITESADLFVIVGSSMVVYPAASLLLSVPFESETVYIDPNPSVDHGINLLVIKEKASVGMQILIEEYLP
- a CDS encoding DUF6252 family protein, which gives rise to MKKISAIILALCFFTLSSCSSDDPVPVDETPEIYLKFFANNQQFIFEPETFTSLQKLINGYIFANDSITRVSLWMPVSPSVGTHQLQNVSATTTNIDTLYSASFWLEDDVFVATTGSITISDIDTDYIKGTFSFTGTSSDGATITISNGTFIAYN
- a CDS encoding outer membrane beta-barrel protein; translated protein: MKRIITTCALAFLSAYGHAQMKDITVTLQPTASYNWFDKNTAIDDGLMYGARVGFGFGESIELRGVYERSADLKNTVNNLDIFDQDFVNNFNARSVDIERFGGEFKVNIPTRSTFVPYLTLGAGVQNLKVDVAATDASQKSELESEQIYLNLGLGTQIRLGERLFLNLEAKNTVFNMDPASILYQEGQDQSGIEGYLNDNDNTRMYNWSVLAGLQLYLGGRSPEEMSALDRAYRNKFSGGLGNFRLIFEPAGAFINFDNDSNLADTYLLGGKVGFDLNQYVGIRGYYYQATKDEQVSFDFDDLAMYGGDFVAKLNVSRGLVPYLTVGGGYLNVNKNKYVGKDGLTGASSGYFAKGGLGLNVPLGTNLEVFGDASMLFTSEREDSDLQNIISPDELRSHTMYSVGLRLQLGKKSDNTDAIVQREIDRKVADRTKIYQKRIDELESELSDAYKNNDTEKAIQIIEEKKQLERQMDNDKREIEVQSKVDSPLSVDRLKDAELESRIQMTPKELEDMIEKVIQGVDQESRGPRSTEDRMDRLERLLLEVNTGTYRENLSPDRQLDASQRILDKLNELDRKIERNTDRMDNFGNNIQNPNQDKTVIINPSQSQQQLPMVQGTETKVITDQDGNTIVKSETEDKGVATGLVVNEGISVFTGVAIADDAAMVIGIRGNYAFSNSPFKFMPDLYIAPGKDTGFGINANVVLPFQVNQGIIGEPYAGIGVGYNQAAGESTFAPNLVLGTTFNILGGKLFADYTAHNFFDIHQISVGYKFKF